Genomic segment of Umezawaea sp. Da 62-37:
GCATGGCCGCGACCTACGCCTTCCCGGAGAACCGGATGCTCGTCGCGCTGCTCGTGCTGGCCTGCGGGGGAGTGCTCAGCGCCACAGGTGTGCGCTTGGGCACCGGCGCGCTCCGGGTGGCGGCCGCCGTGGTGGTCGTAGTGCTCGTGCTCGTCGTCGCGGTCTGCTTCGGCGTCGCACCGCCCCCGGCGCCCGCCGTGCTGCCCGGCTCGGACGACTTCACCGCCTTCATGGGCGCGGCCGCCGTCCTGTTCGTCGCGTTCACCGGCTTCGAACGCGTCACCGCCCCCTTCCGCGACGACCCGGTGCACTCCGTCCGCACCCAGCGGTGGGCGGTCCCGCTGCTCCTCGCGCTCGTCCTCGGCCTCACCCTCGCGGTCGCCGCGGCCGTCCGGTACCAGCTCGGCGCCGCCCGGCTCGCCCTGTCGCCCGCCCCGCTGCGCGACGCCCTGCTCGCCGCGGACGGCGGCTGGCTGGTGCCGCTGGTCCAGCTCGGCGCCCTGGTCGCCGCGCTCTCCGTGCTCACCTCGGTCTTCGCGGGTTCGCGGCGCGCGCTCGGCGCGATGGCCGCGGCGGGAGACGTGCCGGGGCGGCTCGCGCCCGTGCGCGGCGGTCGTGAACCGTGGCAGGTCGACGTGCTGGCGGGCGTGGCGGCCTCGATCGTGCTGCTGCTCGCTCCACCGGCGACGGCCCTGGCGATCGGCGCGTGCGGCACGCTGTTCTACTACGCGTTCACGAACGCGTCGGCGCGCCTGCTGCTCCAGGAGGAGCGCACGTGGCCGATGCGCACGGCGTGCTTCGGGCTCGGGCTGTCGGTGCTGCTGGCGATGAGCAGCCCGGTCGACGCGCTCGTGACCACGTTCGCCACGATGGCGATCGGCACCGTCCTGCTGGGACTGTGCGCCCGCATCGCCGCTCGTAGGCGTGCGGCGGCCGCGTTGGTCCCGCCGCGGGAAAGTCGGACGTCCGATTCTCGGGATGGCGATTTTCTCCTGCGGGACTAGGCACTATCGTCTAACCATGACGACAGCGCTGCCTTTCACCGTGACCTCCCACCCGCATCCGGCGACCCCGGAACGCGTAGCGGAGGTACTGGCGAAGCCCGGTTTCGGACAGCACTTCACCGACCACATGGTGATGATCCGCTGGGACCGCGCACAGGGCTGGCACGCGCCGTCGGTCGAGCCCTACCACTCGTTGGAGCTCGATCCGGCCTCGATGGTGCTGCACTACGGCCAGGCGATCTTCGAGGGCCTCAAGGCGTACCGCCGCTCCGACGGCTCGATCGCGTCCTTCCGCCCCGAGGCGAACGCGGCCCGCTTCCGCCTCTCCGCGAACCGGATCGCGATGCCGGAACTCCCCGACGAGCTGTTCCTCGAGTCCATCCGCCAGCTCGTCTCCATCGACGAGCGCTGGGTGTCCTCGGCGGCCGAGGAGTCCCTCTACCTGCGGCCCTTCATGATCTCCAGCGAGGTCGGCCTCGGGGTCCGCCCGGCCGGCGAGTACCTCTACGTGCTGATCGCGTCCCCGGCGGGCATGTACTTCCCCGGCGGCGTGAAGCCGGTGAGCGTGTGGCTGTCCACCGAGTACGTCCGGGCGGCTCCCGGCGGCACCGGCGCGGCGAAGTTCGCGGGCAACTACGCGGCCTCCCTGGTCGCGCAGGCGCAGGCCGCCGAGAAGGGCTGCGACCAGGTCGTGTGGCTCGACGCGGTGGAGCGCCGGTGGGTCGAGGAGATGGGCGGGATGAACCTGTTCTTCGTCCTCGGCTCCGGTTCGGACGCCCGCGTCGTGACGCCGGAGCTGAGCGGCGCGCTGCTGCCCGGCATCACCCGCGACTCGCTGCTGCGGATGGCGGCCGACCTCGGCTACGCGGTCGAGGAGCGGCGGATCTCCACCGAGGAGTGGGAGAAGAAGGCCGAGTCGGGCGAGCTGACCGAGGTGTTCGCCTGCGGCACCGCCGCGGTCATCACCCCCGTCGGCCACGTGAAGCACGGCGAGGGCGAGTTCAGCGTCTCCGGCGGCGAGACCGGCGAGGTGACCAAGCGGCTGCGCGAGCGGCTGACCGGTCTGCAGCACGGTTCCGTCGAGGACACCCACGGCTGGATGACCAGGCTCGTCTGACCGGGTGAGGGCCCCTGCGCGGGGCCCTCACCCCAGCGTGCAGCCGACCAGCACGGTGAGCACGGCCAGTTCGCAGGCCGCGCCCAGCACGTCACCGGTGATGCCGCCGAACCGCCTGCGCGTGTGCCTGACCAGCAGCAGCACCAGGCCGAGCGCCGCCGCGAC
This window contains:
- a CDS encoding branched-chain amino acid aminotransferase: MTTALPFTVTSHPHPATPERVAEVLAKPGFGQHFTDHMVMIRWDRAQGWHAPSVEPYHSLELDPASMVLHYGQAIFEGLKAYRRSDGSIASFRPEANAARFRLSANRIAMPELPDELFLESIRQLVSIDERWVSSAAEESLYLRPFMISSEVGLGVRPAGEYLYVLIASPAGMYFPGGVKPVSVWLSTEYVRAAPGGTGAAKFAGNYAASLVAQAQAAEKGCDQVVWLDAVERRWVEEMGGMNLFFVLGSGSDARVVTPELSGALLPGITRDSLLRMAADLGYAVEERRISTEEWEKKAESGELTEVFACGTAAVITPVGHVKHGEGEFSVSGGETGEVTKRLRERLTGLQHGSVEDTHGWMTRLV
- a CDS encoding APC family permease — protein: MTRSPHGRSAVSGAVVLGLTSTIGAGVFLGLAPAASISGRWFVPAAAIAALAALCSAFSTADQARGHPHAGGGYGYIRAQLGPWPARMGASAYLLGRAGVAAAVAGMAATYAFPENRMLVALLVLACGGVLSATGVRLGTGALRVAAAVVVVVLVLVVAVCFGVAPPPAPAVLPGSDDFTAFMGAAAVLFVAFTGFERVTAPFRDDPVHSVRTQRWAVPLLLALVLGLTLAVAAAVRYQLGAARLALSPAPLRDALLAADGGWLVPLVQLGALVAALSVLTSVFAGSRRALGAMAAAGDVPGRLAPVRGGREPWQVDVLAGVAASIVLLLAPPATALAIGACGTLFYYAFTNASARLLLQEERTWPMRTACFGLGLSVLLAMSSPVDALVTTFATMAIGTVLLGLCARIAARRRAAAALVPPRESRTSDSRDGDFLLRD